The sequence below is a genomic window from Candidatus Thermoplasmatota archaeon.
CTACCAGAATCTGATAGGAGCATATCCCCCAACTCCCCTACAAAATCCCCATCGTTTAGCATCCTTTTATTAACCAATTTGAATATTACCCTATCAACGATTATCGGCTTAAAAATCTCTGCTACATCCAGCGACAAGGAGAATCTTCGTTCAAATGGCTCGTGCAAATAAGATATGGTTGGATTCAACTGCGTGTTGTATATCTCCGATAAAACAGTGGCGTACATCAACGAGTTACCGAAAGAAATCAACGCATTTGCCTTATTATTCGGTGGTCTCTTCACCCTCGTTCCCATCCTGAATTCTTCTGGAAATATCTCATCGAGAGCGTTGTAATAGATGTCGCGTATGTGACCTTCAACGCTCATTATTTGAGGTATCGTATCGTAACCGTCTATTCTGGGGATTTCGCTTTCGATATTTTCAATATATTTTTTAAGAGATAAATTGGAACTAGAATAATAATTCAAATTTCTCAGAATATTCCTTGTAGCTCCCTCCACAAACCTTTTTGCCAAGTAACACCTCTTACTTTTATTCGAATAATGCTCCGCTTGCTTTATAGTTACATCCCCTGCAACTAACGTTTCCCTAGGATACAAACTTCCCTCATAAAAACCATAACTATTAAAGAAATGAATAGGAATGCCATTCCTTGCCAAATACGAGACAACACCAGAGGTAAAAGAAAGATTTCCGTAAGCGTATATTGCATATATCTTGTTTATCGGCAATGCCCTTTTTCCTTCCTTATTTATAAAATATACCGTGTTCTCCTTTCTTCTCAAAATTCCATCTTTTATAATATAATAATTTGTTCTCATCCTTCGCCTCCAAAGCAGAATTCATAATAGCTGCATTTCTTACACAACTTTCTTTTAATGGGCTGTGGCATGTCCCCAGAGACGATATTTCTGATGTCTTCTATTATTTTTTCTATCTCCTTAAAGTCCTGCTCTTTCGGTTCCACAACTTCTTTCTTGTTCAACAATGGATAATTTAAAATGCCTATGGCATCAACACCTCGCTGATGTAAGTAATACAAGTAATAGAGTAGTTGCCATCTATGAGCTGATTCCATTTTCCTTGATTTCTTTATATCGTGGACTTCCAAAATATCGCCATTTTTCACAAAATCGATCGATATGGCATTGTCAATGATTATGTCTTTCTTTGCCCTTCGATAACTGGATCCATGAATCAATTTTCCCATCTGCACATATTCATTCTCTTTTTCCATCTGAATGTTGTGTGAAAATAACCACAGCTTGGTTTTACATATGAAATAGTAATTCACCTTCACCCCCGTTATGGTCATTGGTTTGATGTAGCCTTCCATTTATCCTCCAAAATATTATCGATGTCTTTCTTTACAAATCTTCGGATCATGATTATAATAATCGCAATTCGAATTATAAAGTTTGCACAACTTTGTTTTTATTGTATGTACATTTTAAAACATGTTTTGTTGCATGAAAAATAGTATGCATCCATTGCATACATGTTTTAGTGCATATTTTGTTGGATGTAGTTTTGATGGGTGAGTTCGATATATCAAACTATCGTTCGATTAATTATGTTTTGCATGTTTTGCTGCATGTATGTTTTGGTGGATGAGTTATCTACTTGCCATTCATTTATTTGAATATGCATTCCATGCTTTTTAAGTCAAATGTCATTATTCTATTTTCTCTACAGTAATTCAAGCAGGATGGGGTGAATCCAGATTTTGAGAACACGGCAAAATATTCCTTCCTTTTATCTTTATTCCAATCAACGAGTTTTGATTTTTCTTTTAAACTTTCTATAACCTTCAGATCAACTTTTTTATCCTGCCATTTGCATTCTCCAAACAGTATTTCTTTTGTTTCATCGTTTAATGCAACTATATCGATCTCAACGTTTTTTCTGTCATTGGTTTGCTTATCTCTATAACTTCCCCACCACTTTCCGATTCTGGTGAAAGTAAAGGGTGGTCTTTCCCACAAAAAGCCAATGCACACCTCCTCAAATTTTTTACTTACGTATTCTGGAAGCTCGTTTTCTATTTTGCCTAATAAAACTTTGGTTTGCCCCCTTTCAATTTTTTCTCTATTCACTAAGATAAATCTAAACCAGAAAGTGAAGAAATTATCCTTTAAAAAATAAAGGGTTTTTTTGCTCTTAGGTTTCTTTTCTGTCACCAAATAAGTTTTTTTCACTATATCGAGTTCGATCAAAGAGTTAATGTAAGAGGTTACATCCTTGGCGTTCATACCGGCTTTGTTTGCGATGTCCGTGAGTTTGGTCTTTCCATTTGCCATGGCTTCGAGTAAATTGAAATATACCCTTGGCTCTCTCAACTCTTCTCTGAGGATTATTTCTGGTTCTTGATAAAGTAGATGCTCTTTCACAAGGAAAGTTTCTTTTATATTCTCGAATACATCTTTATCTGGGTTAAACAAATTAAGATAAGCAGGGATTCCTCCCAAAATGCTGTATACTTCTATTAACTGTTTAATCGAATATTTAGGAAAAAATTCCTTTAAATCTTTAAATTTTATTGGCGTTAGTTTAATTTGTCCCGTTCTCCTGCCATAAAGTGGACTTTTATAGCTTAGTACTCCTTTTTCCATCATAGATATACTCGACCCGCAGAAAATCAGAAAAACATTCATTTTTTTCAAAATTTCATCGATGACAAATTGAAATACTGAAGCCAATGCAGGTTCTCTTTCTATTAGATAGGAAAACTCATCGATTACTATTATAACCCTATTCCCATTAGATTTCTCTGCGATTAATTTGAAAGCATCTTCAAAGGAATCTATTCTCAGTGGCGGGAGGTTAAAATGTTCCTGAATATGCCCGACGAATCTCTCTATGTTTTTTTTAGATCCTCTTTGGTCTGCAAGAAAATATATTGCGTCTTTGTTTTCAATGAACTTTTTTATCAACTCTGTTTTTCCAACCCTTCTCCTTCCATACATGACTATAACCTGCAGACCCTTTTTTTCATAGGCGCTTTCAAGAAATTCCAGCTCAGATTTTCTATTTACGAACTTTCGAATCATGATTATAATAATCGTAATTCGAATTATAAATCTTACGGAAGTTTAGATGTTCCATTGCACATTTTAAAACATGTTTTGGTGCATGAGTTATCGGTTTGCCTTTAAATGCCTGCTTCACCAACTCTGTCTTACTGATCTTTCTTTTCCCATAAATAACCAAAAACTCGGGCTTTTTAGAATCGTATCTTTCCCTTAAAGTCTTAAGTTCAAATTCCCTGTCAATGAATTTGTCTAACATAGATTATACTAATGTAGATTAGACTGTTTAATTATTTTGCAGTTTTATGTTTTATTTTCTAGAATCAGGATACCGCCTCTCTATCCATAAATTCAAACTTTCGAATCGTAATTATAATAATCGTAATTTGAATGCATGAATGCGAGTTTGTACCGCATGGCGTAAAATGTGGTTTTGTAGTTGGGGTTTGATGGGTAAATTTAATTCATGAGCATTCAAAGAATTGGCCAATTAATGCAACAGCAAATTCTTTGTTTTATAAAATTATCATATCAATATTACTTTTAGGTGGTTGAAATCCAACATCTAACTTATACCATTTATCTAAATCTTCTTTGGGTATATATCTAAAATCTTCCATTTCTCCAACCGATGGTAAATAACCTATTTTCTCTTCCAATTTTTTGCTACAGTTTATCGAAAGAGTGAACGAACTTATATTCCTTCTCATCTCTAATAATTTTTCCCTTTTTTCAAAGCCCTTCTTCTCCCTTAATATCTCTTCCATTTTTATTCTAGTTTCTTTTGCTCCCTCATTAATTTCTACGAAAATAGATACAGCTGGTAATTCATTCTTGATTAGCTTAAATTCAGATGTATCAGAGAACTCCAACTTTTTTAGATGGTCTATAATTGCAGGATCCTCGGTGAAGCCTCTTTCTACCACAAGATTATAATACCCGTCGGCAGCTTTCATAGTAAAATCTTTTTCAGAGACATTTTTACCAATCTTTTCAATTACTTCTTTTGTAACATCTATAAGCGTAGAGTCATAGATGTAAGAGTAGAAT
It includes:
- a CDS encoding ATP-binding protein; the protein is MLDKFIDREFELKTLRERYDSKKPEFLVIYGKRKISKTELVKQAFKGKPITHAPKHVLKCAMEHLNFRKIYNSNYDYYNHDSKVRK
- a CDS encoding helicase-related protein, whose amino-acid sequence is FDFNEKDFDEFKKEIFDQIVNKADKDIMVVLNTINSCKDLYECLKEKFSKKYGLNAEECIDRDGICNFPNIELINMSTHVLPNFRLNRINRIKNDKKRKIIITTQLIEAGVDISVDIIYRDFAPLDCIIQTAGRCNRNNKQEKGMINVTVLKDENNKPFYSYIYDSTLIDVTKEVIEKIGKNVSEKDFTMKAADGYYNLVVERGFTEDPAIIDHLKKLEFSDTSEFKLIKNELPAVSIFVEINEGAKETRIKMEEILREKKGFEKREKLLEMRRNISSFTLSINCSKKLEEKIGYLPSVGEMEDFRYIPKEDLDKWYKLDVGFQPPKSNIDMIIL
- the cas4 gene encoding CRISPR-associated protein Cas4 translates to MEGYIKPMTITGVKVNYYFICKTKLWLFSHNIQMEKENEYVQMGKLIHGSSYRRAKKDIIIDNAISIDFVKNGDILEVHDIKKSRKMESAHRWQLLYYLYYLHQRGVDAIGILNYPLLNKKEVVEPKEQDFKEIEKIIEDIRNIVSGDMPQPIKRKLCKKCSYYEFCFGGEG
- the cas1b gene encoding type I-B CRISPR-associated endonuclease Cas1b, whose protein sequence is MRTNYYIIKDGILRRKENTVYFINKEGKRALPINKIYAIYAYGNLSFTSGVVSYLARNGIPIHFFNSYGFYEGSLYPRETLVAGDVTIKQAEHYSNKSKRCYLAKRFVEGATRNILRNLNYYSSSNLSLKKYIENIESEIPRIDGYDTIPQIMSVEGHIRDIYYNALDEIFPEEFRMGTRVKRPPNNKANALISFGNSLMYATVLSEIYNTQLNPTISYLHEPFERRFSLSLDVAEIFKPIIVDRVIFKLVNKRMLNDGDFVGELGDMLLSDSGRRKFLQEYHDRLSRTIKHKSLGREVSYQRLIRLELYKLVKHVLGTQEYKPLVIWW
- a CDS encoding ATP-binding protein: MIRKFVNRKSELEFLESAYEKKGLQVIVMYGRRRVGKTELIKKFIENKDAIYFLADQRGSKKNIERFVGHIQEHFNLPPLRIDSFEDAFKLIAEKSNGNRVIIVIDEFSYLIEREPALASVFQFVIDEILKKMNVFLIFCGSSISMMEKGVLSYKSPLYGRRTGQIKLTPIKFKDLKEFFPKYSIKQLIEVYSILGGIPAYLNLFNPDKDVFENIKETFLVKEHLLYQEPEIILREELREPRVYFNLLEAMANGKTKLTDIANKAGMNAKDVTSYINSLIELDIVKKTYLVTEKKPKSKKTLYFLKDNFFTFWFRFILVNREKIERGQTKVLLGKIENELPEYVSKKFEEVCIGFLWERPPFTFTRIGKWWGSYRDKQTNDRKNVEIDIVALNDETKEILFGECKWQDKKVDLKVIESLKEKSKLVDWNKDKRKEYFAVFSKSGFTPSCLNYCRENRIMTFDLKSMECIFK